A genome region from Macrobrachium rosenbergii isolate ZJJX-2024 chromosome 42, ASM4041242v1, whole genome shotgun sequence includes the following:
- the LOC136827688 gene encoding crustacyanin-A2 subunit-like has protein sequence MLSIALFVLGLVASVAPSKLPEFLVSGNCANIKVQDMFDLRRYHGRWYQTEILENAYQPYTKCINSFYDYSAADFGFKVATAGFSPQDQHLKLEGKIYPTKEFAASHMLIDFPTVMGYPYQVIETDYDTYSCVYSCLDWNTYKTEFAFVFSRTPQNGGPATAKCAEVFRKSGIDFSKFITVPHSAECVYRA, from the exons ATGTTGAGCATTGCACTCTTTGTCCTCGGTCTGGTGGCATCTGTTGCTCCTAGTAAGCTTCCAGAATTCTTGGTGTCTGGAAACTGCGCCAATATCAAAGTCCAGGACATGTTTGATCTCAGAAGG TATCACGGCCGTTGGTACCAAACTGAAATCCTGGAGAACGCTTACCAGCCTTACACCAAATGTATCAATTCCTTCTACGATTACTCGGCTGCTGACTTCGGCTTCAAGGTAGCTACAGCTGGTTTCAGTCCTCAAGACCAGCACCTCAAGTTGGAAGGCAAGATCTACCCTACCAAGGAGTTCGCTGCCAGCCACATGCTGATTGATTTCCCAACAG TGATGGGATACCCTTACCAAGTCATCGAGACCGACTACGACACCTACTCTTGCGTCTACTCCTGCCTCGACTGGAACACCTACAAGACCGAGTTCGCCTTCGTCTTCTCCAGGACGCCCCAGAACGGAGGACCTGCCACAGCAAAGTGCGCCGAAGTCTTCAGGAAGAGCGGAATCGACTTCTCTAAATTCATTACTGTCCCTCACTCAGCTGAGTGTGTCTACAGGGCGTGA
- the LOC136827689 gene encoding crustacyanin-C1 subunit-like has translation MAMNPSTLFSALVLLAGVIADKVPDFVAKGKCPSVNEHKLWAEQKSQHERFGGTWYQYAITSNPYQLLDRCVRLQYDFNGSGFDAKAYGITAEGNTLKRQGQIAPMPLGDPHLMVAFDNSFPAPLVILDTDYDNYACLYSCMDYNFEYHSDFSFIFTRSPTPSSTYIKKCETAFSNIGLDLSRFSKTVQGPRCPYNDLARL, from the exons ATGGCAATGAATCCTTCGACTCTATTCTCCGCGCTGGTTCTCTTGGCTGGGGTCATCGCAGACAAAGTTCCCGACTTCGTCGCGAAAGGGAAATGTCCCTCTGTTAACGAACACAAGCTCTGGGCGGAACAAAAGTCCCAACATGAGAGg TTCGGAGGGACGTGGTATCAATATGCCATCACTTCAAATCCCTACCAGCTATTGGATCGGTGTGTCCGTCTTCAGTATGACTTCA ACGGCAGCGGCTTTGACGCAAAGGCCTATGGCATCACCGCCGAAGGAAATACATTGAAGAGACAAGGACAGATCGCCCCCATGCCCCTGGGAGATCCCCACCTCATGGTGGCCTTTGATAACT cCTTCCCCGCCCCCCTCGTCATCCTGGACACCGACTACGACAACTACGCCTGCCTCTACTCCTGCATGGACTACAACTTCGAATACCACTCCgatttctccttcatcttcaccCGCAGCCCGACGCCCTCCAGCACCTACATCAAGAAATGCGAAACCGCCTTCAGCAACATCGGCCTCGACCTCTCCCGGTTCTCCAAGACCGTCCAGGGACCCCGATGCCCTTACAATGATCTGGCTAGGCTTTAA
- the LOC136827691 gene encoding crustacyanin-C1 subunit-like, with amino-acid sequence MTRSSLLVALVLVAGAVADKVPDFVTKGKCPAVNEQTLWAAQKPNHSRFGGTWYQYAITSNPYQLLDQCVRLQYDFNGSGFDAKAYGITAEGNTLKRQGQIAPMPLGDPHLMVAFDNSFPAPLVILDTDYDNYACLYSCMDYNFEYHSDFSFIFTRSPTPSSTYIKKCETAFSSIGLDLSRFFKTVQGPRCPYNDLARL; translated from the exons ATGACCCGCTCATCCCTCCTTGTTGCGTTGGTGCTTGTTGCTGGGGCCGTCGCAGACAAAGTTCCCGACTTCGTCACGAAAGGAAAATGCCCAGCTGTAAATGAACAAACACTATGGGCAGCACAGAAACCCAACCACTCTagg TTCGGAGGTACGTGGTATCAATACGCCATCACTTCAAACCCCTACCAGCTATTGGATCAGTGCGTCCGTCTCCAGTATGACTTCA ACGGCAGCGGCTTTGACGCAAAGGCCTATGGCATCACCGCCGAAGGAAATACATTGAAGAGACAAGGACAGATCGCCCCCATGCCCCTGGGAGATCCCCACCTCATGGTGGCCTTTGATAACT cCTTCCCCGCCCCCCTCGTCATCCTGGACACCGACTACGACAACTACGCCTGCCTCTACTCCTGCATGGACTACAACTTCGAATACCACTCCgatttctccttcatcttcaccCGCAGCCCGACGCCCTCCAGCACCTACATCAAGAAATGCGAAACCGCCTTCAGCAGCATCGGCCTCGACCTCTCCCGGTTCTTCAAGACCGTCCAGGGACCCCGATGCCCTTACAATGATCTGGCTAGGCTTTAA
- the LOC136827692 gene encoding crustacyanin-A2 subunit-like, protein MLSIAFIALSLVASAASSALPEFLVPGSCANVKVQDSFDLRRYHGRWYQTEILENAYQPYTKCINSFYDYSSSDFGFKVATAGFSPQDQHLKLEGKIYPTKEFAASHMLIDFPTVMGYPYQVIETDYDTYSCVYSCLDWNTYKTEFAFVFSRTPQNGGPATAKCAEVFRRSGIDFSKFITVPHSAECVYRA, encoded by the exons ATGCTTAGCATCGCGTTCATTGCCCTGAGTCTAGTGGCATCTGCTGCATCCAGTGCGCTTCCAGAATTCTTGGTGCCTGGAAGTTGCGCCAATGTTAAGGTCCAGGACTCGTTTGATCTGAGAAGG tatCACGGCCGTTGGTACCAGACAGAGATCTTGGAGAACGCTTATCAGCCATACACCAAATGTATCAACTCCTTCTACGATTACTCGTCTTCTGACTTCGGCTTCAAGGTAGCTACAGCTGGTTTCAGTCCTCAAGACCAGCACCTCAAGTTGGAAGGCAAGATCTACCCTACCAAGGAGTTCGCTGCCAGCCACATGCTGATTGATTTCCCAACAG TGATGGGATACCCTTACCAAGTCATCGAGACCGACTACGACACCTACTCTTGCGTCTACTCCTGCCTCGACTGGAACACCTACAAGACCGAGTTCGCCTTCGTCTTCTCCAGGACGCCCCAGAACGGAGGACCTGCCACAGCAAAGTGCGCCGAAGTCTTCAGAAGGAGCGGAATCGACTTCTCTAAATTCATTACTGTCCCTCACTCAGCCGAGTGCGTCTACAGGGCGTGA